CAAACTATGCGACATATGCTTCATACACCCCGTGCATATCTCTGGCTATTCGAGATCCTGATGAACAGGGAATGGGCTTTATGAAAAAATGTGAATCCACGGGAGAGCTTGAAAAAGAACTTTTTACAAATATTCAAAATAATCTATCAGAATAATTTATCAGAATAATCTAACAAATGGAGGGTCTGTAAAGTGAGATCAAGAGCAAAGTTTGCACTAAATATTTTAGGCTGCCTGATATTTTTTGTTTTAGTTAATGTTATGTCAACCTGCTTTGCAGAAGAAAGCTTCTGTTCTTTGACATCTCCGTCAAAGTGTTCCGGCACACAGCTTACGATTTATGAGTATTCAGATTTTCAGTGCGGCTATTGTGCAAAGGTTCAGCCGACAGTGAATAAGATACTGTCTGAGTACGGGGACAGGATAAAGTTTGTTTATAAGCAGTTTCCACTGCCGGTTTTTGTTCATAAAGATGCAATGAATGCGTCAAAGGCATCGGTGGCTGCTCTGAAGCAGGGGAAGTTCTGGGAGATGCATGACTTGCTGTTCAAAGACCAGAGAAAACTTAAGATGGAAGATCTTCTGGCGTATGCAGGAGAGCTTAATCTCGACATGGAGCAATTCAAAAAAGACATGAACAGCAAGGAAGTATTGGACATGATTAATGCAGAGATAGAAGAAGGAAAAAAGCTTGGAGTCCTCGCAACACCGAATTTCATCATTGGCGAAACCAGCATCCTCGGCGCAAAACCATACGAAGTATTCAAGGCAGCCATTGACGAAGCCCTTGCAAAAGCTAATAAGGTTGAGAATAAGATCGAGACTAAGGCCGAGCAGTCAGTCCAGAAGCTGGACGTAGCGAAGTGATTTAAATGTTATTTGTTATCCGTTTTTCTTATTCTGTTATCAGTTCTTTATATCTTTATATTTTGTCATCCCCTTTTCTTTTTTGTCATCCCCTCGAAAGAGGGGATCCAGAAATAATGAGTAAAACTGGATC
The sequence above is drawn from the Candidatus Schekmanbacteria bacterium genome and encodes:
- a CDS encoding thioredoxin domain-containing protein, with translation MRSRAKFALNILGCLIFFVLVNVMSTCFAEESFCSLTSPSKCSGTQLTIYEYSDFQCGYCAKVQPTVNKILSEYGDRIKFVYKQFPLPVFVHKDAMNASKASVAALKQGKFWEMHDLLFKDQRKLKMEDLLAYAGELNLDMEQFKKDMNSKEVLDMINAEIEEGKKLGVLATPNFIIGETSILGAKPYEVFKAAIDEALAKANKVENKIETKAEQSVQKLDVAK